A single genomic interval of Pyrus communis chromosome 5, drPyrComm1.1, whole genome shotgun sequence harbors:
- the LOC137735609 gene encoding glutamate dehydrogenase 2-like produces the protein MNALAATSRNFKNAARILGLDAKIERSLLIPFREIKVECTIPKDDGSLVSYVGFRVQHDNARGPMKGGIRYHPEVDPDEVNALAQLMTWKTAVADIPYGGAKGGIGCTPGDLSLSELERLTRVFAQKIHDLIGTHTDVPAPDMGTNAQTMAWMLDEYSKFHGHSPAVVTGKPIDLGGSLGREAATGRGVVFGTEALLAEYGKSCKGLTFVIQGFGNVGSWAARLIHERGGKVIAVSDITGAVKNPNGLDIDELVKHKESTGSLLNFNGGDNMDPNEVLIHECDVLIPSALGGVLNRENASSVRAKFIVEAANHPTDPEADEILSKKGVIILPDIYANAGGVTVSYFEWVQNIQGFMWDEEKVNNELQRYMTQAFHNIKNMCKTYDCNLRMGAFTLGVNRVARATNLRGYEA, from the exons ATGAACGCCCTCGCCGCTACCAGCCGCAATTTCAAAAACGCTGCGCGTATTCTCGGACTCGATGCTAAGATTGAGAGGAGTCTCTTGATCCCCTTCAGAGAGATCAAG GTGGAGTGCACGATTCCCAAGGACGATGGAAGCCTGGTGTCGTACGTTGGATTCAGAGTGCAGCATGATAATGCACGTGGACCAATGAAGGGAGGGATCAGATATCATCCTGAG GTTGATCCGGATGAAGTGAATGCCCTGGCTCAACTCATGACCTGGAAGACTGCCGTGGCCGACATTCCATACGGTGGAGCCAAGGGTGGAATCGGATGCACCCCAGGGGACTTAAGTTTGAGCGAGTTGGAGCGTCTGACTCGCGTCTTCGCTCAGAAAATCCACGATCTCATTGGAACTCATACTGATGTTCCCGCACCCGATATGGGCACCAATGCTCAGACCATGGCATGGATGCTGGATGAGTACTCCAAATTTCATGGTCACTCACCAGCTGTTGTCACTGGAAAGCCCATC GATCTTGGGGGATCACTAGGTAGGGAGGCTGCAACTGGACGCGGTGTCGTTTTTGGAACAGAAGCTTTACTTGCAGAATATGGGAAGTCATGTAAAGGCTTGACTTTTGTTATTCAG GGTTTCGGAAACGTGGGATCCTGGGCAGCAAGGCTTATACACGAGAGAGGTGGTAAGGTCATTGCTGTGAGTGACATTACTGGTGCAGTGAAGAACCCGAATGGACTCGATATTGATGAGTTGGTTAAGCACAAGGAAAGCACTGGGAGTTTGTTAAATTTCAACGGTGGAGATAACATGGACCCTAATGAGGTACTGATACACGAATGCGATGTTCTCATCCCTTCTGCTTTAGGTGGAGTTCTGAACAG GGAAAATGCTTCATCCGTGAGGGCGAAATTCATCGTTGAGGCAGCAAATCATCCTACCGATCCAGAAGCTGATGAG ATTTTATCCAAGAAAGGAGTTATAATACTCCCAGACATATATGCAAATGCTGGTGGTGTGACTGTAAGCTACTTTGAGTGGGTTCAG AACATTCAAGGGTTTATGTGGGATGAAGAGAAGGTGAATAACGAGCTTCAAAGGTACATGACTCAGGCGTTTCATAACATCAAGAACATGTGCAAGACCTATGATTGTAATCTCAGAATGGGTGCCTTCACATTGGGAGTAAACCGGGTTGCACGCGCCACCAACTTACGGGGTTATGAAGCATAA
- the LOC137734868 gene encoding uncharacterized protein — protein sequence MSSSLPKPPSSSPPSPPPLDSSDAERRLREAEDRLRDAIEELQRRQRSAAATGSQHHPPCDHAADESCVAHAIGNLCQSFLLSYGVRVGIGILLRAFKLARRQSYSSLLDLKQLVSEKDLIVREEACRIGLFFGGFSGSYHALRCLLRKLRKKETPMNAILAGSVAGLSILALNDSNRRRTLSLYLLARLGQCAYNSAKSNNKFHFWGSHWKHGDSLLFSLACAQVMYAFVMRPESLPKSYQEFIQKTGPVAQPVYKAVRDGCRGQPVDIASLSDYLFERTKSNSIQLEEYPSILPCTVIHPDTNSCLAHNARATSATFRKTFPLYFSLTFVPFVVLRLQKFMEAPSRTFLIALKDAVRSTSFLSAFVGIFQGVICLHRKVASKDHKLVYWFAGAISALSVLLEKKPRRGELALYVLPRAGDSLWYILVNRHLLPDIKNAEVFMFSLCMGGIMYYLEHEPDTMAPLLRGLIRRFLASRISNPVSSSSRNPSYTYLQNLEAMKKPKPLERRGAESPSEKYNLESIPGL from the exons ATGTCTTCCTCTCTCCCCAAACCCCCTTCTTCCTCTCCCCCCTCTCCGCCTCCCCTAGACAGCTCCGATGCTGAGCGACGCCTCCGCGAGGCCGAGGACCGCCTCCGCGATGCCATCGAGGAGCTCCAACGCCGCCAGCGCTCCGCCGCTGCCACTGGATCTCAGCACCACCCGCCTTGCGACCACGCCGCCGACGAGTCCTGCGTCGCCCACGCCATTGGTAATCTCTGCCAGAGCTTTCTCTTGTCGTATGGCGTTCGAGTCGGAATTGGCATCCTTCTTCGCGCTTTTAAGCTCGCGCGCCGGCAGTCCTACTCTTCTCTCCTCGATCTTAAG CAACTTGTCTCGGAAAAAGATCTCATTGTAAGAGAAGAAGCGTGCCGGATCGGTTTATTTTTTGGTGGCTTTAGTGGTTCATATCATGCTCTTAGATGTTTGTTGAGAAAATTGAGAAAGAAAGAGACACCAATGAATGC AATTTTAGCAGGTTCAGTTGCTGGTTTGTCTATTTTAGCATTGAATGACTCAAACCGAAGGCGCACACTTTCTCTGTACTTACTGGCCAGGCTAGGCCAG TGTGCTTATAATTCTGCGAAGTCTAATAATAAGTTTCACTTTTGGGGAAGCCATTGGAAGCATGGAGATTCATTACTTTTCTCTCTTGCATGTGCGCAG GTTATGTATGCCTTTGTAATGCGGCCTGAGAGCTTGCCAAAATCTTATCAAGAATTTATTCAGAAGACTGGGCCAGTTGCCCAACCTGTATACAAGGCTGTAAGGGATGGCTGTAGAGGCCAACCTGTGGATATTGCCTCTCTATCTGATTATTTGTTTGAGAGAACAAAATCCAACTCTATACAGTTGGAAGAGTATCCATCCATACTTCCTTGTACAGTTATTCATCCAGACACGAATTCTTGTTTAGCTCATAATGCACGGGCAACATCAGCTACATTTAGGAAAACATTTCCGCTTTACTTTTCTTTGACGTTTGTACCATTTGTTGTTCTCCGCCTACAGAAG tTCATGGAGGCCCCTTCTCGCACATTTTTAATTGCTCTTAAAGATGCTGTTCGCTCAACATCATTTTTGTCCGCATTTGTTGGAATCTTTCAG GGTGTCATATGTTTGCATAGAAAAGTTGCTTCAAAAGACCACAAGCTTGTATATTGGTTTGCAGGTGCAATATCTGCTCTTTCAGTTTTACTGGAGAAAAAGCCTAGACGTGGTGAACTGGCTCTTTATGTTCTTCCACGAGCTGGAGATTCTTTGTGGTATATCTTAGTAAACCGCCACCTTCTTCCAGATATTAAGAACGCAGAG GTGTTCATGTTCAGTTTGTGCATGGGAGGAATCATGTACTACTTGGAACATGAGCCAGACACAATGGCTCCACTCCTCAGGGGTCTGATCCGTCGGTTCCTTGCTAGCAGAATAAGCAACCCTGTGTCCTCGTCTAGCAGGAATCCTTCCTACACATACTTGCAAAATCTTGAAGCCATGAAGAAACCGAAGCCCTTAGAGAGGCGCGGTGCTGAATCACCTTCCGAAAAATATAATCTCGAATCAATACCAGGGCTCTGA
- the LOC137733205 gene encoding ankyrin repeat-containing protein BDA1-like isoform X2 produces MDSRLSEASKTGDIQLLHQLMAENPLLLHNLALTSIENPLHVASLAGHVEFVQEIVKLRPAFVHEMNQDGFSPMHIAAANGYLEVVRELLRVDPRLCRMKGRDQWTPLHYAAARGRGDVVGEMVLACPESLEDVTLHEETSLHLAVNNCQFEAVKILVELVIELRRDNVLNMKDKYGNSVLHVATWKKQHQLVEWIVGNRTTPSALEVNIVNQSGLTPLDLLLIFPSEAGDREIEEILRGAGASRAKDIHHTSSNCPMETNTLQLQQPKDPMQYFKFKKGRKSDDDPYATVLLVVAVLVATTTFQAGISPPNGGSHYTTGSNKNGIGCGSNASILYGDDVRHVHRSSY; encoded by the exons ATGGATTCGAGGCTGTCTGAGGCTTCTAAAACAGGAGACATCCAGCTCTTGCACCAGTTGATGGCAGAGAATCCACTTCTGCTCCATAACCTTGCCCTAACTTCCATCGAGAACCCGCTACATGTCGCTTCGCTTGCCGGACACGTAGAATTTGTTCAGGAGATCGTGAAGTTGAGACCAGCTTTTGTGCATGAAATGAACCAGGATGGGTTCAGCCCCATGCACATCGCGGCAGCCAACGGGTATTTGGAGGTTGTAAGGGAGCTGCTGAGAGTTGACCCGAGACTCTGCCGGATGAAAGGAAGAGACCAATGGACTCCTCTTCATTATGCTGCTGCTAGAGGGAGGGGTGATGTTGTCGGAGAGATGGTTTTGGCTTGCCCGGAAAGTCTCGAAGACGTTACTCTACATGAGGAGACTTCGTTGCACCTTGCTGTTAATAACTGCCAGTTTGAAGCagttaaaattttggttgaGTTGGTCATCGAACTGAGGAGGGACAACGTTTTGAATATGAAGGACAAATATGGCAACTCAGTTCTTCACGTAGCAACCTGGAAGAAACAACACCAG CTGGTGGAATGGATAGTTGGCAATAGAACAACTCCAAGTGCATTGGAAGTAAACATTGTAAACCAGAGTGGTCTAACACCTCTTGATCTGCTACTAATCTTCCCGAGTGAAGCTGGTGATAGGGAAATTGAAGAGATCCTTCGTGGTGCCGGAGCTTCGAGAGCAAAAGACATACACCATACTTCCTCTAATTGTCCCATGGAAACAAATACCCTTCAGTTGCAGCAGCCAAAAGACCCAATGCAATACTTCAAGTTCAAAAAGGGCAGAAAATCTGACGACGATCCATACGCCACGGTGCTGCTAGTTGTCGCTGTACTAGTGGCCACCACCACCTTTCAAGCCGGAATCAGCCCTCCGAACGGCGGTTCGCACTACACCACTGGATCAAATAAGAATGGGATTGGCTGTGGGAGCAATG CTTCGATTTTGTATGGTGATGATGTACGGCACGTACACCGTAGCAGTTATTAG
- the LOC137733205 gene encoding ankyrin repeat-containing protein BDA1-like isoform X1 yields the protein MDSRLSEASKTGDIQLLHQLMAENPLLLHNLALTSIENPLHVASLAGHVEFVQEIVKLRPAFVHEMNQDGFSPMHIAAANGYLEVVRELLRVDPRLCRMKGRDQWTPLHYAAARGRGDVVGEMVLACPESLEDVTLHEETSLHLAVNNCQFEAVKILVELVIELRRDNVLNMKDKYGNSVLHVATWKKQHQLVEWIVGNRTTPSALEVNIVNQSGLTPLDLLLIFPSEAGDREIEEILRGAGASRAKDIHHTSSNCPMETNTLQLQQPKDPMQYFKFKKGRKSDDDPYATVLLVVAVLVATTTFQAGISPPNGGSHYTTGSNKNGIGCGSNGLVVVYMFFNTIGFSVSLFMIDFLTRNFPLLFQLRFCMVMMYGTYTVAVISTAPKSMLLCITSSTPLFVVILQLCCCTNFKVPWQNLIGS from the exons ATGGATTCGAGGCTGTCTGAGGCTTCTAAAACAGGAGACATCCAGCTCTTGCACCAGTTGATGGCAGAGAATCCACTTCTGCTCCATAACCTTGCCCTAACTTCCATCGAGAACCCGCTACATGTCGCTTCGCTTGCCGGACACGTAGAATTTGTTCAGGAGATCGTGAAGTTGAGACCAGCTTTTGTGCATGAAATGAACCAGGATGGGTTCAGCCCCATGCACATCGCGGCAGCCAACGGGTATTTGGAGGTTGTAAGGGAGCTGCTGAGAGTTGACCCGAGACTCTGCCGGATGAAAGGAAGAGACCAATGGACTCCTCTTCATTATGCTGCTGCTAGAGGGAGGGGTGATGTTGTCGGAGAGATGGTTTTGGCTTGCCCGGAAAGTCTCGAAGACGTTACTCTACATGAGGAGACTTCGTTGCACCTTGCTGTTAATAACTGCCAGTTTGAAGCagttaaaattttggttgaGTTGGTCATCGAACTGAGGAGGGACAACGTTTTGAATATGAAGGACAAATATGGCAACTCAGTTCTTCACGTAGCAACCTGGAAGAAACAACACCAG CTGGTGGAATGGATAGTTGGCAATAGAACAACTCCAAGTGCATTGGAAGTAAACATTGTAAACCAGAGTGGTCTAACACCTCTTGATCTGCTACTAATCTTCCCGAGTGAAGCTGGTGATAGGGAAATTGAAGAGATCCTTCGTGGTGCCGGAGCTTCGAGAGCAAAAGACATACACCATACTTCCTCTAATTGTCCCATGGAAACAAATACCCTTCAGTTGCAGCAGCCAAAAGACCCAATGCAATACTTCAAGTTCAAAAAGGGCAGAAAATCTGACGACGATCCATACGCCACGGTGCTGCTAGTTGTCGCTGTACTAGTGGCCACCACCACCTTTCAAGCCGGAATCAGCCCTCCGAACGGCGGTTCGCACTACACCACTGGATCAAATAAGAATGGGATTGGCTGTGGGAGCAATGGTTTAGTAGTTGTCTATATGTTTTTCAACACGATTGGATTTTCGGTTTCGCTTTTCATGATCGACTTCCTCACGCGCAATTTCCCTCTGCTGTTTCAGCTTCGATTTTGTATGGTGATGATGTACGGCACGTACACCGTAGCAGTTATTAGCACTGCACCGAAAAGCATGCTGCTCTGCATCACTTCGTCAACTCCATTATTTGTAGTGATTTTACAGTTGTGCTGTTGTACTAATTTTAAGGTGCCTTGGCAAAACCTAATAGGCTCTTAG